Sequence from the Fusobacterium sp. DD2 genome:
TTATGTATACAATTGTCAAAATAATTACCATTTCAATAATTCTTGCAATAATAGTAGCAATTGCAGCACCTTTTTCTTCCAGTCTAGGTAATCCAAAGTTTCCATAGATAAGACAGTAGTTAAAAAATGTATTTGCAACTACTCCAATTGCTGCTGCAAACATAGGATATTTAGTATATCCCATAGAACGCAGAGTATAGGCTATTCCTGATGAAATAGCATAAAAAATATAACAGTATACAACAATCTCTATATATGATACACCTATTTCAATTACCCTGGTATCTTTAGAGAAAATCTTTATTATTTCATTAGAAAAATAATGACCAATAAAAGCAAATACTATTCCTATAAAGACAGCACACCTCATCATAAGGCCGAATATCTTTTTAATAGCATCATAATTCTTTTTACCATAATATTGAGCAACAAAGACTCCCATTCCACTGCACACGCCAAAAATAACAAGGTCCAATATTCTGTATAGACTTCCTGCAAATCCAACAGCTGCTAAATACTCTGTTCCTAATCTTCCAATCATCAAATTATCTATAAAATTTAACGAAGAAGAAACTAATTGCTGTATAGTTAACGGAATTCCAATTGCCAAAAAACTTTTATAAAAATTTCTAAGATCACTGTTATCTCTCAACTTGGCAAACATCTTTCCATCCTCCTTATTTTTTATATAAGGACATTTTAACAATACTTCTAAAAAAATACAATGAATTTTCAAAAAACTATTGACAGTTAATTGTAAATGATTTAATATATTAATAGATTGAGTAGCACTCAGTTATATAGAGTGCTAATAAAAATTATGGAGGCATAGATATCATGAATATTAGACCTATTGGTAAAAGAGTTTTAGTTAAATTGATAAAAGAAGAAGAAAAAACAGCAAGTGGTATTATTCTTCCAGGAGCTGGGGACAAAGAAAAACCTAATATGGGTGAAGTAATGGCTGTTGGAACTGGAGAAGACATGCCTAAGATAGAAGTTGGAGAAAAAGTAATTTATGCTAAATACTCAGGAACTGAGATAAAAGATGGAGAAGAAAAATATCTTATTTTAAATATAGAAGATGTATTAGCTATTATTGACTAATTTTGGAGGGATATAAATGGCAAAAATTTTGAAATTTGATGAGGAAGCAAGAAAAAAACTTGAAATAGGAGTTAACACATTAGCTGACGCTGTTAAAATAACATTAGGACCAAGAGGAAGAAATGTTGTACTTGAAAAAAGCTATGGTTCACCATTAATAACAAATGACGGTGTATCAATTGCTAAAGAGATAGAACTTGAAGATCCATTTGAAAATATGGGAGCACAACTTATAAAAGAAGTAGCTACAAAAGCTAATGACGTAGCTGGAGATGGTACTACTACTGCAACTATTTTGGCTCAGGCTATTGTTAAAGAAGGGCTAAAAATGGTAAGTGCAGGAGCTAATCCTATGTTTATCAAAAGAGGTATCGAAAAAGCTACAAAAGAGGTAATTAAACATTTAAAAGAAAAAGCAAAAAAAATCGAATCAAATGAAGAGATTGCACAAGTTGCATCAATTTCTGCAGGAGATGAAGAGATTGGAAAACTAATAGCACAAGCTATGGAAAAAGTCGGAGAAACTGGAGTTATCACTGTTGAAGAAGCAAAATCACTAGACACTACTCTAGAGGTAGTTGAAGGAATGCAATTTGACAAAGGATATATTTCACCTTATATGGTTACTGATTCAGAAAGAATGGTTGCTGAACTTGATAATCCATTCATTTTAATCACTGATAGAAAAATCTCAAGTATGAAAGATATTCTACCTATACTTGAACAGACAGTGCAAGCTTCAAGACCAGTTTTAATTATTGCTGATGAACTTGAAGGTGAAGCTCTTACTACTCTAGTTATCAACAAACTTAGAGGAACATTAAATGTAGTAGCTGTAAAAGCTCCTGCATTTGGAGATAGAAGAAAAGCTATGCTTGAGGATATTGCTATTCTTACAGGTGGAGAAGTAATAAGTGAAGAAAAAGGACTTAAACTTGAAGAAACAACTATTCCTCAATTAGGTACTGCAAAAAGAGTTAAGGTTACTAAAGACAATACAATAATTGTAGATGGTTTTGGAGATAGTGAAGCTATCCAAACAAGAGTTGGAGCTATTAAAAATCAAATAGCAGAATCAACTTCTGACTATGATAAAGAAAAACTTCAGGAAAGACTTGCTAAACTTTCTGGTGGAGTTGCAGTTATAAAAGTTGGAGCTGCTACAGAAACTGAAATGAAGGATAAAAAACTTAGAATAGAAGATGCTTTAAATGCTACAAGAGCTGGAGTTGAAGAGGGAATTGTAGCAGGTGGAGGAACTATCTTAGTTGAAATTGCTAAAGATATGGAAGATTTTAAACTTGAAGGTGAAGAAGGAGTTGGAGTTGAAATAGTTAAAAAAGCACTAACTGCTCCTTTAAAACAAATTGCAGACAATGCTGGTATCGATGGTGCTGTTGTTCTTGAAAAGATAAAAGAACTTCCTAAAGGATATGGATTTAACGCAATTTCTGAAATCTACGTAAATATGCTTGAAGCAGGTATAATAGATCCAGTTAAAGTAACTAGATCAGCTATCCAAAATGCTGCATCTATATCTGCACTAATACTGACAACTGAAGTGTTAGTAGCTACTAAAAAAGAGCCAAAACAACATGAGATGAATCCAGGTATGATGCCTGGAATGATGTAAAAATAGATCATTTTTCTTAATCAATATAGCCTGTCATCTAAATTTAGATGACAGGTTTTTTTGTCTATAATTTATTGCTTTTTGAGATAATTTTACAAAAATAAAGGTTGATATCTGTACTATTTTCGACGCAAAACTAAGTTCTATCATCTATATTAGTATTTAGAACTCTCTATTTTAGAAAAATACCTTTTTTTCTTGTAAAAAACGTGATATCATTTAAATAGACATTAAAAAATTAAAATATAAAAAAAAGGAGAATACCTATGCATAATATTAAAGAGATATTAGAAAGAAATCCAATAATTCCAGCAGTTAAAAATGATGTTAACTTAATTGAAGCTATTCACAGTAATAGTGAAATCGTATTTGTAATTATGGCAGATATCCTTAATATCAAAGATATTGTTACAAAGTTAAAAGAGGCAAATAAAATAGTTTACGTTCATATAGATATGGTGGATGGACTTTCTAGTTCTAATAATGGAGTTGAATTTTTAATGAAAGAGATCAACCCTGATGGAATCATAACAACTAAACATAATTTAGTAACTTTTGCTATAAAAAATAATATCAGTGTCATTCAAAGATTTTTTGTATTAGATTCTTTTTCTCTTTCAAATACTATCTCTCATATAAGAGAAAATACTCCAAATGCAGTTGAAATATTACCAGGATTAATGCCTAAAATAATTTCAAGAATAGACCGTTCAGTGAAGATTCCTGTTATTACTGGAGGACTTATTGATGAGAAGGAAGATATCATAAATGCTTTAGGTGCAGGTGCAATGGGTATATCTACTACAGATAAAGATTTATGGAACATCTAACCTATCTAGTTTAAAACAGTATAGTTTAAAACAGTAAAAAATGTATTGACAAAAATCACTTTTAGGATTATACTTAATGTAATGTTATAGAGCTATGTGATTTGTGAGGCGGAAGAAACCTTACTACTCTGAGGGTAGTAAAGTTTTTTTAAGCCTCTTTTTTTCATATAGCCCAAAAAAATATTTAAGGGGGAATTACGTATGGAACCAAGTTCAATGTATTTGGCCGAATTTATCGGTACTGCCTTACTCTTACTTATGGGAAACGGAGTTAACATGACTCTATCTCTAGACAAGAGTTTCGGAAAAGGAGGAGGTTGGATGGTAACTTGCTTCGGTTGGGGTATGTCAGTTACTATGTCAGCTTATCTTACAGGATGGGTAAGTGGTGCACACTTAAATCCAGCTTTATCAATAGCATTGGCACTTAGTGGAAGAATGGATTGGGCACTTGTACCAGGGTACATAGTTGCACAAGTTTTAGGAGGAATTTTAGGAGCTACTTTAGCTTACTTAGTTTACAAGGATCTTATGGATGCAGAACCTGACGCTGGAGTAAAATTAGGTGTTTTCTCAACTGGACCTGCAATAGACCACAAACCTTGGAACGTAGTAACAGAGATAGTTGGTACTGCTATACTTGTAGTTGGAATCTTAGCAATAGGATATGGTAAAAACATGGTGCAACCTGGAATTACACCATTCCTAGTAGGACTTCTAATCTGTGTTATAGGTATGTCAACTGGAGGAGCAACTGGATTTGCTATCAACCCTGCAAGAGACTTAGGACCTAGAATCGCTCATGCTATACTTCCTATAAAAGGTAAAGGTGGATCAAACTGGGGATATGCATGGGTACCTATAGTTGGACCAATTATTGGTGCTGTACTTGGTGTATTATTATTTGACTTCTTCGCTAATTACTGCGTTGAATGTGTATTAGGACTTTAATAACATTATCTTGGAGGTTTAAAACTTATGAATACAAAATATGTAATCGCACTTGATCAAGGAACAACTAGTTCAAGAGCTATAGTTTTTGATAGTGACCAAAAAATTGTAGGAGTTGCACAGAAAGAATTTAGACAAATTTATCCAAAAGAAGGTTGGGTAGAACATGACCCTATGGAAATATGGTCAAGCCAAAGTGGAGTACTTGCTGAAGTAATTGCAAGAACTGGTATTTCTCAACATGATATCATTGGACTTGGAATCACTAACCAAAGAGAAACTACTATAGTTTGGGACAAACACACTGGAAAACCTGTTTATAACGCAATAGTTTGGCAATGTAGAAGAACAGCTAAGATATGTGATGAACTAAAGAAAATTGAAGGTTTAGATGAATATGTAAAAGAAAATACAGGACTTTTAATTGACGCATACTTCTCAGGAACAAAAATTAAATGGATACTTGATAATGTAGAAGGTGCAAGAGAAAAAGCTGAAAGAGGAGACTTACTATTTGGTACAGTTGATACATGGTTAATATGGAAA
This genomic interval carries:
- a CDS encoding glycerol-3-phosphate responsive antiterminator is translated as MHNIKEILERNPIIPAVKNDVNLIEAIHSNSEIVFVIMADILNIKDIVTKLKEANKIVYVHIDMVDGLSSSNNGVEFLMKEINPDGIITTKHNLVTFAIKNNISVIQRFFVLDSFSLSNTISHIRENTPNAVEILPGLMPKIISRIDRSVKIPVITGGLIDEKEDIINALGAGAMGISTTDKDLWNI
- a CDS encoding co-chaperone GroES yields the protein MNIRPIGKRVLVKLIKEEEKTASGIILPGAGDKEKPNMGEVMAVGTGEDMPKIEVGEKVIYAKYSGTEIKDGEEKYLILNIEDVLAIID
- the groL gene encoding chaperonin GroEL (60 kDa chaperone family; promotes refolding of misfolded polypeptides especially under stressful conditions; forms two stacked rings of heptamers to form a barrel-shaped 14mer; ends can be capped by GroES; misfolded proteins enter the barrel where they are refolded when GroES binds); its protein translation is MAKILKFDEEARKKLEIGVNTLADAVKITLGPRGRNVVLEKSYGSPLITNDGVSIAKEIELEDPFENMGAQLIKEVATKANDVAGDGTTTATILAQAIVKEGLKMVSAGANPMFIKRGIEKATKEVIKHLKEKAKKIESNEEIAQVASISAGDEEIGKLIAQAMEKVGETGVITVEEAKSLDTTLEVVEGMQFDKGYISPYMVTDSERMVAELDNPFILITDRKISSMKDILPILEQTVQASRPVLIIADELEGEALTTLVINKLRGTLNVVAVKAPAFGDRRKAMLEDIAILTGGEVISEEKGLKLEETTIPQLGTAKRVKVTKDNTIIVDGFGDSEAIQTRVGAIKNQIAESTSDYDKEKLQERLAKLSGGVAVIKVGAATETEMKDKKLRIEDALNATRAGVEEGIVAGGGTILVEIAKDMEDFKLEGEEGVGVEIVKKALTAPLKQIADNAGIDGAVVLEKIKELPKGYGFNAISEIYVNMLEAGIIDPVKVTRSAIQNAASISALILTTEVLVATKKEPKQHEMNPGMMPGMM
- a CDS encoding MIP/aquaporin family protein codes for the protein MEPSSMYLAEFIGTALLLLMGNGVNMTLSLDKSFGKGGGWMVTCFGWGMSVTMSAYLTGWVSGAHLNPALSIALALSGRMDWALVPGYIVAQVLGGILGATLAYLVYKDLMDAEPDAGVKLGVFSTGPAIDHKPWNVVTEIVGTAILVVGILAIGYGKNMVQPGITPFLVGLLICVIGMSTGGATGFAINPARDLGPRIAHAILPIKGKGGSNWGYAWVPIVGPIIGAVLGVLLFDFFANYCVECVLGL